From a single Candidatus Methylomirabilota bacterium genomic region:
- a CDS encoding thioredoxin family protein, translated as MIARKPSVVTPDRFASGMTFEQYLAYIGTPENLAREGSLGAPRRDWSAHVRAWYEATRLSDAQVAALRWLASRPDGPAKVLVISEDWSSDCRRDVPVLARMAEAAGFELRIFRRDGQRFSASPQPSLAEAPDSNADIMAEFLNEKNAQTWQSIPVAVFYTKNLEYLYRYIEYPGVYHKDRIVGRIRAARPGESQEETRKRGDREFMELQQSPLFRVWACAAADEMISALYERLALGPSP; from the coding sequence ATGATTGCGCGCAAGCCGAGCGTGGTGACACCCGACCGGTTCGCGTCCGGCATGACCTTCGAGCAGTACCTGGCCTACATCGGCACGCCGGAAAACCTCGCCCGCGAGGGCTCCCTGGGCGCGCCGCGCCGGGACTGGTCGGCCCACGTGCGCGCCTGGTACGAGGCGACCCGCCTGTCCGACGCGCAGGTGGCCGCCCTCCGGTGGTTGGCCAGCCGGCCCGACGGGCCGGCCAAGGTACTGGTGATCTCCGAGGACTGGTCCTCGGACTGCCGGCGCGACGTGCCGGTGCTGGCGCGCATGGCGGAAGCCGCCGGCTTCGAGCTCCGCATCTTCCGGCGCGACGGCCAGCGCTTCAGCGCGAGCCCCCAGCCCAGCCTGGCCGAGGCTCCCGACAGCAATGCCGACATCATGGCCGAGTTCCTCAACGAGAAGAACGCGCAGACCTGGCAGTCGATCCCGGTGGCCGTCTTCTACACGAAGAATCTCGAGTACCTGTACCGCTACATCGAGTACCCGGGCGTCTACCACAAGGACCGGATCGTCGGCCGCATCCGCGCGGCGCGGCCGGGCGAGAGTCAGGAGGAGACGCGCAAGCGCGGCGATCGGGAGTTCATGGAGCTCCAGCAGTCGCCCTTGTTCCGGGTGTGGGCCTGCGCGGCCGCCGACGAGATGATCAGCGCGCTCTACGAGCGGCTGGCGCTCGGTCCCTCGCCCTGA
- a CDS encoding alpha/beta hydrolase yields the protein MMLQADRDLTRRALLAGAAAAAIATCAAAQSSPAPAKGPKVFLDYDQAELDRAYDQRSWAPNIEHVIKRYALNSEAVRARLGPPRTLAYGPSAIETLDVYPTTRANAPVMVFLHGGAWRTGKAKDYAFPAELFIRAGAHYVAPDFATAMEVGLDGMVAQVRRAVAWVAKNAATFGGDPNRIYVAGHSSGGHLAGNVLVTDWARDFGLSATALKGGLVVSGMYDLKAVRLSARSSYVKFDDRIEHELSSQRHLARLACPVIVAYGDLESPEFQRQSREFADAVRWARRLESLIVAPAYNHFEIIETLANPYGLLGRAVLTQMRLVA from the coding sequence ATGATGCTCCAGGCTGACCGCGACCTCACCCGACGCGCCCTGCTGGCCGGCGCCGCCGCCGCGGCGATCGCGACCTGCGCGGCTGCGCAGTCCAGTCCGGCGCCGGCCAAGGGGCCAAAAGTCTTCCTCGACTACGACCAGGCCGAGCTCGACCGCGCCTACGATCAGCGGTCCTGGGCGCCCAACATCGAGCACGTGATCAAGCGCTACGCCCTCAACAGCGAGGCGGTGCGCGCGCGTCTGGGGCCGCCCCGGACGCTCGCCTACGGCCCCTCGGCGATCGAGACGCTCGACGTGTATCCGACCACGCGCGCGAACGCGCCGGTCATGGTCTTCCTCCACGGCGGCGCCTGGCGCACCGGGAAGGCCAAGGACTACGCCTTCCCCGCCGAGCTGTTCATCCGGGCGGGAGCGCACTACGTCGCGCCCGACTTCGCGACAGCGATGGAGGTGGGTCTGGACGGCATGGTCGCCCAGGTCCGGCGGGCCGTGGCCTGGGTCGCGAAGAACGCGGCGACGTTCGGCGGCGACCCGAACCGCATCTACGTGGCCGGCCACTCGTCGGGCGGGCACCTCGCCGGCAACGTGCTCGTGACCGACTGGGCCCGGGACTTCGGTCTGTCCGCCACCGCGCTCAAGGGCGGGCTGGTCGTGAGCGGAATGTACGATCTCAAGGCCGTGCGACTGTCCGCGCGCTCGAGCTACGTCAAGTTCGACGATCGGATCGAGCACGAGCTGAGCTCGCAGCGCCACCTGGCCCGGCTGGCCTGCCCCGTGATCGTCGCCTACGGAGATCTCGAGTCTCCGGAGTTCCAGCGCCAGTCGCGCGAGTTCGCGGACGCGGTTCGGTGGGCGCGCCGGCTCGAGTCGCTGATCGTGGCCCCGGCCTACAACCACTTCGAGATCATCGAGACGCTGGCCAACCCCTACGGGCTCCTGGGCCGCGCGGTCCTGACCCAGATGAGGCTCGTCGCATGA
- a CDS encoding amidohydrolase family protein, with protein sequence MEYRIISADDHIDLPWLPKDLWEKRVPAQWRPRGPKVVDTPDGQSWVCGDARWDFWGGRKGAAGAMGGRRLALERGGVLEPGVLRPTTTALRLADMDRDGVDATVMYGPIVPLLIPDPELRRVCYRAYNDWLAEFCATAPERLIGVGLTPIDDPKSAAEEVRYLKKIGVRTCMFLAARVETPLWDDAWEPLWAAGAETGLPIGFHLSGGHRTVVMSGPQAHHPGNMGVRVSCSTIQMDEPLAAVIFSGALERHPGLKIVLAETGIGWLPYMLERMDDTYQKFLDAPDYWGQHGGLAITMPPSAYFRRQVWATFQTDHAGLRMLDVLGEDRVMWASDYPHADSTWPESQKAIEENFGDVPPRARRRILCDNARDLYGL encoded by the coding sequence ATGGAGTACCGCATCATCTCGGCCGACGATCACATCGACCTCCCGTGGTTGCCCAAGGATCTCTGGGAGAAACGCGTGCCGGCGCAGTGGCGCCCGCGCGGCCCCAAGGTCGTGGACACGCCCGACGGCCAGTCCTGGGTCTGCGGTGACGCGCGCTGGGACTTCTGGGGCGGCCGCAAGGGCGCGGCGGGCGCGATGGGCGGGCGCCGCCTGGCCCTCGAGCGCGGCGGCGTGCTGGAGCCCGGGGTGCTCAGACCGACGACGACCGCGCTGCGGCTGGCCGACATGGACCGCGACGGCGTGGACGCGACCGTGATGTACGGGCCGATCGTGCCACTGCTGATCCCGGATCCGGAGCTGCGGCGGGTCTGTTACCGCGCCTACAACGACTGGTTGGCCGAGTTCTGCGCGACCGCGCCCGAGCGCCTGATCGGCGTTGGGCTGACGCCGATCGACGATCCCAAGAGCGCGGCCGAAGAGGTGCGCTATCTGAAGAAGATCGGCGTGCGGACCTGCATGTTCCTGGCGGCGCGCGTAGAGACGCCGCTGTGGGACGACGCCTGGGAGCCCCTCTGGGCGGCCGGCGCCGAGACCGGCCTCCCCATTGGCTTCCACCTGAGCGGCGGCCACCGCACGGTCGTCATGAGCGGCCCCCAGGCCCACCACCCCGGCAACATGGGCGTCCGCGTCTCCTGCTCGACCATTCAGATGGACGAGCCGCTGGCGGCGGTGATCTTCTCGGGGGCGCTCGAGCGTCACCCCGGGCTCAAGATCGTCTTGGCCGAAACCGGCATCGGCTGGCTGCCCTATATGCTCGAGCGAATGGACGACACCTACCAGAAGTTCCTCGATGCTCCGGACTACTGGGGCCAGCATGGCGGCCTCGCCATCACCATGCCGCCGAGCGCCTACTTCCGCCGGCAGGTCTGGGCCACCTTCCAGACCGACCACGCCGGGCTGCGCATGCTCGACGTCCTGGGCGAGGACCGCGTGATGTGGGCCTCCGACTACCCGCACGCGGACAGCACCTGGCCGGAGTCGCAGAAGGCCATCGAGGAGAACTTCGGGGACGTCCCGCCGCGGGCGCGCCGCCGCATCCTGTGCGACAACGCGCGAGACCTCTACGGACTCTGA
- a CDS encoding 3-hydroxyacyl-CoA dehydrogenase NAD-binding domain-containing protein codes for MPTLVDLDRRGRITVVTVNNPPVNALSYGVRLGLRDRMRQAAADPGVDAVVIACAGRTFIAGADITEFGKPPKEPILWDVLDVIEQSPKPVVAAIHGTALGGGLEVAMTCHWRVGVRTARLGQPEVKLGLAPGAGGTQRLPRLVGVDKALQMIVSGDPIGGEEARRLGLLDEIVEGDLTAGAVAFAERVVAESRPLRRVRDLDDKVAAARGKPDIFADFRKSVARQTRGFRAPEACIRLVEAAVNLPFDQGLAREREAFVELVNSPESKAQRYFFFAEREAAKIPDVPADTPAREVRKAAVIGAGTMGGGIAMNFANAGIPVTVVEVAKEPLERGLGLVRKNYEATAAKGRLTKEDVDKRMGLIQGTVDFGAVADADLIIEAVFEEMPLKKEVFARIDKIAKPDAVLATNTSTLDVNEIASATTRPETVIGMHFFSPANVMRLLENVRGAKTSKPTIATAMAVGRKIGKVPVLVGVCYGFVGNRMLHQRGRQAERLLLEGALPQQVDKVLVDFGFPMGPFAMGDLAGLDVGWRVRKARGTKAPVADRLCELGHFGQKTGSGFYRYEGGDRTPRPDPEVERLILEVSKEQGLKRYQIPDEEILARLLYPMINEGAKILEEGLAIRPSDIDVIWVYGYGWPVYRGGPMYWADQIGLKTIRDRMLELQRRTGDDSWRPARLLSHLADQGKGLLDQ; via the coding sequence ATGCCCACACTCGTCGATCTCGACCGCCGCGGACGGATCACCGTCGTCACCGTCAACAACCCCCCCGTCAACGCGCTGAGCTACGGCGTGCGCCTGGGCCTGCGCGACAGAATGCGCCAGGCGGCCGCCGACCCCGGGGTGGACGCCGTCGTCATCGCCTGCGCCGGGCGCACCTTCATCGCCGGCGCCGACATCACGGAGTTCGGCAAGCCGCCGAAGGAGCCGATCCTCTGGGACGTCCTGGACGTCATCGAGCAGAGCCCCAAGCCCGTCGTCGCCGCCATTCATGGCACGGCGCTGGGGGGCGGCCTCGAGGTGGCCATGACCTGCCACTGGCGCGTGGGCGTGCGCACGGCGCGCCTGGGTCAGCCCGAGGTGAAGCTCGGCCTCGCGCCCGGCGCCGGCGGCACCCAGCGGCTGCCGCGCCTGGTGGGCGTGGACAAAGCGCTCCAGATGATCGTGAGCGGCGACCCCATCGGTGGTGAGGAGGCGCGCCGGCTCGGGCTCCTCGACGAGATCGTCGAGGGCGATCTGACCGCGGGCGCGGTCGCCTTCGCCGAGCGGGTGGTGGCCGAGAGCCGGCCGCTGCGCCGGGTGCGCGACCTGGACGACAAGGTGGCGGCGGCCCGCGGCAAGCCCGACATCTTCGCCGACTTCCGGAAGTCCGTCGCGCGGCAGACGCGCGGCTTCCGGGCGCCGGAAGCATGTATCCGCCTGGTGGAAGCAGCCGTCAACCTGCCGTTCGACCAGGGGCTCGCGCGCGAGCGCGAGGCGTTCGTGGAGCTCGTCAACTCGCCCGAGTCCAAGGCCCAGCGCTACTTCTTCTTCGCCGAGCGCGAGGCCGCCAAGATCCCCGACGTGCCGGCCGACACGCCCGCGCGCGAGGTGCGTAAGGCCGCGGTGATCGGCGCCGGCACCATGGGCGGCGGCATCGCGATGAACTTCGCCAACGCCGGCATCCCGGTGACGGTGGTCGAGGTCGCCAAGGAGCCACTCGAGCGCGGGCTGGGCCTGGTGCGCAAGAACTACGAGGCCACCGCCGCCAAAGGGCGGCTCACCAAGGAGGACGTCGACAAGCGCATGGGCCTCATCCAGGGCACCGTGGACTTCGGCGCGGTGGCCGACGCGGATCTGATCATCGAGGCCGTGTTCGAGGAGATGCCGCTCAAGAAAGAGGTCTTCGCCCGGATCGACAAGATCGCCAAGCCCGACGCCGTGCTGGCCACGAACACCTCGACGCTCGACGTCAACGAGATCGCGTCGGCGACGACGCGGCCCGAGACAGTCATCGGCATGCACTTCTTCAGTCCCGCCAACGTCATGCGCCTACTCGAGAACGTGCGCGGCGCGAAGACGTCGAAGCCGACCATCGCCACCGCCATGGCCGTGGGACGCAAGATCGGCAAGGTGCCGGTGCTGGTCGGCGTCTGCTACGGCTTCGTCGGCAACCGCATGCTCCACCAGCGCGGGCGTCAGGCCGAGCGGCTGTTGCTGGAGGGCGCGCTCCCGCAGCAGGTGGACAAGGTGCTGGTGGACTTCGGCTTCCCCATGGGACCGTTCGCCATGGGCGACCTGGCGGGCCTCGACGTGGGGTGGCGCGTCCGCAAGGCGCGGGGCACGAAGGCGCCGGTGGCCGACCGGCTCTGCGAGCTCGGCCACTTCGGCCAGAAGACCGGAAGCGGCTTCTATCGCTACGAGGGCGGCGACCGCACCCCGCGGCCCGACCCGGAGGTGGAGCGCCTCATCCTCGAGGTCTCGAAGGAGCAGGGCCTCAAGCGGTACCAGATCCCCGACGAGGAGATCCTGGCGCGCCTGCTCTACCCGATGATCAACGAGGGCGCCAAGATCCTGGAGGAAGGCCTGGCCATCCGCCCGAGCGACATCGACGTCATCTGGGTGTACGGCTACGGCTGGCCCGTCTATCGCGGCGGTCCCATGTACTGGGCCGACCAGATCGGCCTCAAGACGATCCGCGACCGGATGCTGGAGCTCCAGCGGCGGACGGGCGACGATTCCTGGCGCCCGGCGCGCCTGCTCAGCCACCTGGCGGATCAGGGCAAGGGGTTGCTGGACCAGTAG